The following coding sequences are from one uncultured Cohaesibacter sp. window:
- a CDS encoding ABC transporter ATP-binding protein — MTDTTQAASLGKSLNHQEQETRSDLASIKRLWALAGPLRGKVLAGVLYRFAQSFCLGLAFGVVILVIGRLAQGEAMTYGWAWQVTGLMALSLFGQLLFGYLSAINSWLSSFKLASHLRLGILEHLRTLPLGFHLSRNKGDTVTVLTTDMQMMESFMSDALPRIAQAFGLPVAVLIFLFVQDWAVGLAASCSILAGIPVYLITSRWLARLGIRRQDMQAEAAARMIEYVQGIAVIRAFNRIAKGQESFRAGLKAFRDISVQMIVSLTAPMVTFGAIILVGVPLLILVCGWRYGSGTIDVATAIAALVLAFSLYTPILGLVAVMELTRMADASLTRMDRVLTASSLPSPTIPKRPDGFEVTFDKVRFGYNSEHDVLKGLTFTVPERSMTAIVGLSGAGKSTILNLLPRFWDVSGGVISIGKTDIRSLEPDTLNQLITVVFQDVYLFSGTIFDNIAFGRKGATLDEVRDAAKAAQAHDFIDALPNGYMTKVGEGGASLSGGERQRVSIARAILKDAPIILLDEATAAIDPSNERALQTALGSLVANKTLIVVAHRLSTIRAASQILVLDNGMVVEKGLHGDLVEAGGLYSRLWSHWTNAANWRIGRSS, encoded by the coding sequence ATGACAGACACTACACAAGCAGCTTCCTTGGGGAAAAGTCTCAATCATCAAGAACAGGAAACGCGATCTGACCTTGCCAGCATAAAGCGCCTGTGGGCTTTGGCTGGCCCTCTGCGCGGCAAGGTTTTGGCTGGCGTTCTTTATCGCTTTGCCCAGTCCTTTTGCCTTGGTCTGGCCTTTGGCGTCGTAATCCTCGTGATTGGTCGTCTGGCACAGGGGGAAGCCATGACATATGGCTGGGCATGGCAGGTCACGGGCCTGATGGCGCTGTCCCTATTTGGGCAACTCCTGTTCGGCTATCTATCCGCCATCAACTCATGGCTTTCCAGCTTTAAACTGGCCAGCCACTTGCGGCTCGGCATTCTGGAACATTTACGCACCCTTCCGCTTGGTTTTCACCTTTCCAGAAACAAGGGAGATACCGTTACGGTGCTAACAACAGACATGCAGATGATGGAAAGCTTCATGAGCGATGCTCTACCACGTATTGCGCAAGCTTTTGGCCTTCCTGTGGCTGTCCTTATCTTCTTGTTTGTTCAGGATTGGGCTGTCGGGCTCGCGGCATCTTGCTCTATTCTGGCAGGTATTCCAGTCTATCTGATCACAAGCCGCTGGCTGGCTCGGCTTGGCATTCGGCGCCAGGACATGCAGGCAGAAGCCGCAGCCCGGATGATCGAGTATGTACAGGGTATCGCCGTTATTCGCGCCTTCAACCGCATAGCAAAGGGGCAAGAGAGTTTCCGAGCCGGATTAAAAGCATTCCGCGATATATCTGTTCAGATGATTGTCAGCCTGACTGCCCCGATGGTCACCTTCGGCGCCATAATCTTGGTCGGCGTCCCTCTTCTCATCCTCGTTTGCGGCTGGCGATATGGGAGCGGAACAATTGATGTTGCGACGGCCATCGCGGCTTTGGTTTTGGCATTTTCACTTTACACTCCTATTCTCGGCCTTGTCGCGGTTATGGAACTAACACGAATGGCTGATGCTTCTCTAACGCGCATGGACCGGGTTCTGACCGCTTCTTCCCTTCCGAGCCCGACAATCCCAAAACGCCCTGACGGCTTTGAAGTAACATTCGACAAGGTCAGGTTCGGCTATAACTCTGAACACGATGTTCTCAAGGGCTTGACCTTCACCGTACCGGAACGCTCCATGACCGCAATTGTCGGCCTTTCCGGGGCTGGCAAAAGCACCATACTCAACCTGTTACCGCGCTTCTGGGACGTTTCCGGAGGGGTAATTTCAATTGGGAAAACAGATATTCGCTCACTTGAGCCTGATACTCTCAATCAACTGATCACGGTTGTATTTCAGGATGTCTATCTGTTCTCAGGCACAATCTTTGACAATATCGCCTTTGGCCGCAAGGGAGCGACATTGGATGAAGTCAGGGATGCAGCCAAAGCCGCACAAGCACATGACTTTATTGACGCTTTGCCAAATGGCTACATGACCAAGGTCGGAGAAGGTGGGGCGTCCCTTTCCGGAGGAGAGCGGCAACGGGTCTCCATAGCACGCGCCATTCTCAAGGATGCTCCAATTATCCTGCTCGACGAAGCCACGGCAGCTATTGACCCCTCAAACGAGCGAGCGTTGCAGACAGCCCTCGGTAGCCTTGTGGCCAACAAGACTTTGATTGTTGTGGCGCACAGGCTCTCAACTATCCGCGCAGCAAGCCAGATTCTGGTGCTGGATAATGGTATGGTTGTCGAGAAAGGCCTGCATGGCGATCTTGTCGAAGCCGGAGGGCTCTATAGCAGACTGTGGAGCCACTGGACAAACGCTGCAAATTGGAGGATTGGTAGAAGCAGCTGA
- a CDS encoding TetR/AcrR family transcriptional regulator C-terminal domain-containing protein — protein sequence MTDKDPSSQTASVGRPARITREDIASTALAIGLDKFTLSAIGSALGVDHSSLYRHIKSRDDILIAAADLAVANADWHIETDSWRTFVLHVAETSWALYQRHPGLAAIMRRVDSMPPSIIRIFAQSCRELERFGFSLADAALLIDSIMDMTSDSSLGWQHMAEPIKNGMTVAQSLQSSLGTMAEESPDLAHHIIFIEEVINNGPHNWWKRKLELLLDGAEKML from the coding sequence GTGACGGATAAAGACCCGAGCAGCCAAACCGCAAGTGTCGGGCGTCCCGCCCGCATCACCCGCGAAGATATTGCCTCAACCGCACTGGCTATCGGACTTGATAAGTTTACTCTTTCTGCAATCGGCTCGGCGCTGGGCGTGGACCATTCTTCTCTCTACCGTCATATCAAGAGCCGCGACGACATACTAATCGCCGCGGCAGATCTGGCAGTCGCAAACGCCGATTGGCATATCGAAACCGATAGCTGGCGAACTTTTGTGCTCCACGTCGCAGAAACTTCCTGGGCTCTTTATCAGCGCCATCCAGGGCTCGCAGCGATCATGCGGCGGGTAGACAGTATGCCTCCCTCCATAATCCGGATTTTTGCCCAAAGCTGTCGAGAACTGGAACGGTTCGGTTTCTCCTTGGCAGATGCCGCATTGCTGATTGACAGCATCATGGACATGACCAGCGATTCATCACTGGGCTGGCAGCATATGGCAGAACCGATCAAGAATGGAATGACTGTGGCTCAGTCTCTGCAAAGCTCTCTAGGCACAATGGCTGAAGAGAGCCCGGACCTTGCCCACCATATTATCTTCATAGAAGAAGTCATCAATAACGGCCCACACAATTGGTGGAAACGGAAGTTGGAACTGTTGCTTGATGGCGCAGAAAAGATGCTCTAG
- the tsaA gene encoding tRNA (N6-threonylcarbamoyladenosine(37)-N6)-methyltransferase TrmO → MTVASSPSFSLFPIGKIWTGFRSPKECPHNSRFNEKESLIELDEAYGEALMGLSAASHLVVLYWLDQANRSVLQSRPPHADKTYGVFAIRSPHRPNPIAISTVKILGIEGNRIRVSGLDCIDGTPLLDLKPYVPRIDCIKEATLDLGWSDQHMAGV, encoded by the coding sequence ATGACTGTTGCATCTTCTCCATCATTCTCTCTTTTTCCAATCGGGAAAATCTGGACTGGTTTCAGGTCACCGAAAGAGTGCCCTCACAACAGCCGATTCAATGAGAAAGAAAGCCTGATCGAGCTTGATGAAGCTTATGGTGAAGCGCTTATGGGGCTTTCTGCTGCCAGTCATCTGGTTGTTCTTTATTGGTTGGACCAGGCCAATAGATCCGTCTTGCAGAGCAGACCGCCTCATGCAGACAAAACCTACGGCGTCTTTGCCATTCGTTCCCCTCACCGCCCCAATCCGATTGCCATAAGTACGGTGAAAATTCTTGGAATTGAGGGAAACCGGATCAGGGTCAGCGGCCTTGATTGCATTGATGGTACGCCGCTTCTTGATCTCAAACCCTACGTGCCACGGATTGATTGCATTAAAGAGGCAACCCTCGACCTTGGATGGTCTGATCAGCACATGGCTGGGGTCTAA
- a CDS encoding ABC transporter substrate-binding protein: MVHLSRFLKHAVLMAGLSLLSLSAASPVLASDRLVIAEAKGDRGLPSPYTHQKAGPAYIYTSYIFDTLLGQDKTGAPAPALASSWTVSDDGLSYDLTLNPKAQWHDGKPLTAEDVAFTFSYMKEHPYNFVSVANVTKAEVLSPVHVRLTLQEKDAGMITSKLISLPILPKHIYEKVAIPERFTGKQATIGSGPYKLVSYDKAQGRYLYERNEAYYLGQPKYEQLAAIRMTPSTAIEAIANGQVDLYNSFPIEQVGAAKKAGLSVMTYLSNHPVKLLFNHQGRFKQTEMRQALAYAIDRQRLVDVAYPGKGEVAETGFFQRESPWHKDQHDPDYKYDKEKASQLFMKQGWTFDNGVWSQNGEPVIFQLVTNKSFKKLATVLAEQLTDFGIKTETRIMEDAAMHAAFRECAFDIALETASTMGDPDSVIFRIFSKSPKSDKYFVNGRMKKLLIDQAAASSVSERAAMMHEFQALYAKELPAYMLVNPLWAVVHSANVDPLYMNTGISFGIPMVIPKRILMP, from the coding sequence ATGGTCCATTTATCCCGATTTTTAAAACATGCCGTGTTGATGGCGGGGCTCAGCCTGCTCTCTCTGAGCGCTGCAAGTCCGGTTCTTGCTTCAGACCGGCTGGTCATTGCCGAAGCCAAGGGTGACCGAGGCTTGCCATCTCCCTACACTCATCAGAAAGCCGGTCCGGCTTACATCTATACAAGCTACATTTTTGATACGCTGTTAGGCCAAGACAAGACGGGTGCCCCGGCTCCGGCACTGGCTTCATCATGGACGGTTTCTGATGATGGTCTCAGCTATGACCTGACGCTCAACCCCAAAGCCCAATGGCATGATGGCAAACCGCTCACAGCTGAGGATGTTGCCTTTACCTTTTCCTACATGAAGGAACATCCCTATAACTTCGTATCGGTTGCCAATGTGACAAAGGCTGAGGTTTTATCGCCAGTTCATGTGCGTCTTACCTTACAGGAAAAAGATGCCGGCATGATCACCAGCAAGCTGATTTCCCTTCCAATCCTGCCAAAGCATATCTATGAGAAGGTCGCAATTCCCGAACGTTTCACTGGCAAACAGGCCACGATTGGCAGTGGGCCTTACAAGCTCGTCAGCTATGACAAGGCACAAGGGCGTTACCTCTATGAACGCAACGAGGCTTACTATCTCGGCCAACCGAAATATGAGCAGCTCGCCGCAATTCGCATGACGCCGAGCACGGCCATTGAAGCCATCGCCAACGGGCAGGTTGATCTCTATAACAGCTTTCCCATAGAACAGGTTGGCGCCGCCAAAAAGGCTGGACTTTCGGTCATGACCTATTTGAGCAACCATCCGGTGAAATTGCTATTCAATCATCAGGGCCGGTTCAAACAGACGGAAATGCGTCAGGCACTGGCCTATGCGATTGATCGCCAGAGGCTGGTTGATGTTGCCTATCCGGGTAAAGGCGAAGTGGCTGAAACCGGGTTCTTCCAAAGAGAATCCCCTTGGCACAAGGATCAGCACGACCCCGATTACAAGTATGACAAGGAAAAGGCCTCCCAGCTCTTCATGAAACAGGGATGGACGTTTGATAACGGTGTCTGGAGTCAAAATGGTGAGCCCGTGATCTTCCAGCTTGTCACCAACAAGTCTTTCAAGAAGCTGGCCACGGTTCTTGCCGAACAACTCACGGATTTTGGCATCAAGACCGAAACCCGTATCATGGAAGATGCTGCCATGCATGCCGCATTCAGGGAATGTGCCTTTGATATCGCGTTGGAAACGGCCAGTACCATGGGCGATCCGGACAGTGTCATCTTCCGCATCTTTTCCAAATCGCCCAAGAGCGACAAGTATTTCGTCAATGGCAGAATGAAGAAGCTGCTGATCGATCAGGCAGCGGCAAGTAGCGTCAGCGAGCGCGCAGCCATGATGCATGAGTTTCAGGCGCTCTATGCAAAAGAATTGCCAGCTTACATGCTGGTCAACCCGCTCTGGGCCGTGGTGCATAGTGCAAATGTCGATCCTCTTTACATGAATACCGGCATTTCCTTTGGCATTCCGATGGTTATTCCCAAGCGGATCCTGATGCCATGA
- a CDS encoding ABC transporter permease — MAPRLLFLNNMAFVMVDVTPIETSKNTSGLRPNKAASSKRIKSLPEVRMSAMLSGLTNRLVVFVFLVALTFFLPRLMPGDPLDILFPGDLARDLTPAEIAKLRHQMGLDGSLLAQFASYCKALFHGDLGFSCIHAAPVTQLLASSLPWTGLLMLLATPIFLLLGIGCGIEAGRQSHQLPDRIMTTIVTIIASLPPFVTAVLLLVLFGFGLSFFPVSGAEPLFPSDTMPKRLIDILYHAVLPATALAMHEVVRFYFLSRGEAIKLSVRPFISNARARGIGEGREFIHYFGRNLLPTLLARLSDTISTMVTSVLFVEIVFSYPGIGHLIYNAVLDRDFVLLQGSVLGLAAVVLLANWLLDNAVALLAERG, encoded by the coding sequence TTGGCCCCTCGTCTTCTTTTCCTGAATAATATGGCCTTTGTTATGGTTGACGTGACCCCGATTGAAACGAGCAAAAACACATCCGGCTTGCGTCCAAACAAAGCCGCATCGTCAAAACGCATAAAAAGTCTGCCCGAAGTCCGTATGTCCGCGATGCTATCAGGCTTGACCAATAGGCTGGTTGTCTTTGTTTTTCTGGTAGCTCTTACCTTCTTTTTGCCGCGTCTCATGCCCGGTGATCCTCTGGACATCCTATTTCCGGGGGATTTGGCCCGCGACCTCACTCCGGCAGAGATCGCGAAGCTGCGCCATCAAATGGGGCTTGACGGATCGCTTCTGGCGCAGTTTGCAAGCTATTGCAAAGCTCTTTTCCATGGAGACCTGGGATTTTCCTGTATTCACGCAGCGCCGGTCACTCAATTGCTCGCCAGTTCGCTGCCTTGGACAGGATTGCTTATGCTGCTGGCGACGCCAATTTTCCTCTTGTTAGGCATTGGTTGCGGCATTGAAGCAGGCCGCCAATCACATCAATTGCCAGACAGAATCATGACAACCATCGTGACAATCATTGCCAGTTTGCCCCCCTTTGTAACGGCGGTGTTACTGCTCGTCCTGTTCGGTTTTGGGCTGTCCTTCTTTCCCGTCTCGGGCGCTGAGCCACTCTTTCCCTCGGACACCATGCCCAAGCGTCTGATTGACATTCTCTATCACGCAGTCCTTCCCGCAACGGCTCTGGCCATGCATGAAGTGGTTCGCTTCTATTTTCTCAGTCGTGGGGAAGCAATCAAGCTCTCGGTCCGCCCTTTCATTTCCAATGCTCGTGCACGCGGAATAGGCGAAGGGCGAGAGTTCATTCACTATTTTGGCCGCAACCTTCTGCCGACCCTTTTGGCGCGATTGAGTGACACGATTTCGACGATGGTGACATCTGTTCTGTTTGTTGAAATCGTCTTTTCTTATCCGGGTATCGGCCACCTTATTTACAACGCGGTACTTGATCGCGACTTTGTGCTGCTTCAAGGATCTGTGCTCGGGCTTGCGGCAGTGGTTTTATTGGCTAATTGGCTTCTAGACAACGCGGTTGCCTTGCTCGCAGAAAGAGGGTGA
- a CDS encoding ABC transporter permease — MSQCSTSRVCRPWHLTRWQKQSLLCLMILVVISLISTLVPPYDTGLDSLSPPSYAHWLGTNDIGQDVLIGTLKATPNTAFIAIATSFLSIIISIMLGATAAVAGGVASNTILRLVDIIQVIPSILILLLLAAIVNPSFWGTILLLALTTWHDEVRVLRALFLRELTRENVLYARRLGASWFYCSTRHILPAVLPSVLGLFVQQIRQAAMKVAGLGFLGLTDPQLVTWGSLMQDALDYLQSSAWMWLLIPPGLCLSLFLLSVLFIGRGLEVYSMAEGKEL, encoded by the coding sequence ATGAGCCAATGCAGCACATCTCGCGTTTGCCGTCCTTGGCACCTAACACGATGGCAAAAGCAAAGTCTTTTGTGCCTGATGATCCTCGTGGTGATATCACTCATAAGCACGCTTGTTCCACCCTATGATACTGGGCTGGATAGCCTATCTCCTCCCAGTTACGCCCATTGGCTTGGAACCAATGACATCGGACAGGATGTTCTGATCGGCACACTGAAGGCGACACCGAACACGGCATTTATCGCGATTGCCACGTCCTTTCTGTCTATCATCATATCGATCATGCTTGGAGCAACTGCAGCGGTTGCAGGCGGGGTCGCCTCCAATACCATTTTGCGGCTTGTTGACATTATTCAGGTCATTCCATCTATCCTCATCCTGCTCTTGCTGGCAGCTATCGTCAATCCGAGCTTCTGGGGCACGATCTTGTTGCTGGCCCTTACCACTTGGCACGACGAGGTCCGTGTGTTGCGCGCGCTTTTCTTGCGGGAATTGACTAGAGAAAATGTGCTCTATGCTCGCCGCTTGGGCGCGTCATGGTTTTATTGTTCCACACGGCACATTCTTCCGGCAGTATTGCCCTCCGTTCTTGGCCTCTTTGTACAACAAATCCGGCAGGCTGCCATGAAAGTCGCCGGACTTGGCTTTCTGGGCCTGACAGATCCACAACTCGTCACCTGGGGCAGCCTTATGCAGGATGCTCTTGACTATCTCCAAAGCTCGGCATGGATGTGGCTACTGATCCCTCCCGGTCTGTGCCTTTCGCTGTTTCTGCTTTCCGTTCTGTTTATCGGACGTGGCCTGGAGGTTTATTCCATGGCCGAAGGAAAGGAACTTTGA
- a CDS encoding ATP-binding cassette domain-containing protein, producing the protein MIEISNLRLHFSNRRILDNVSFTLEKGETLALIGESGGGKTSLARLLLRLLNGKPFDENERATLSRPKGFHWSGSAHIDGLNILHADTKDIKQIRGKKIGLIAQALSDALNPHLTVAQHIEEISRKIGPMEQSARDICIQFNIPVQLCEQYPSRLSGGEIQRVLSALALIRKPDYLILDEPTASLDPANREIAIETFSKESRTRGQILITHDLALARQLADRVAVLYQGRVVEEGKTAEIFRCPKRHYTGTLVQACHRNPECAAGKARPNQIADGVSPKALHTSRQKPDPQGLSIRHVSHHYENHLVLDDISASVPIGSCLGIVGPSGCGKSTLAKLLVGQLPIKQGTILWKEGRNSLLPAQVRPALVSQHPHRAMAHHFSVFEVLREALVLDRKRTARFCLKHKHDFEGEVFSLLEQVGLSHEPDFLSRKTAALSGGEAQRLIIARALSTKPSYLVLDEPTSALDMCARSQILSLLAELISKQSLTTIIFTHDLDAAHFLANQIYNI; encoded by the coding sequence ATGATTGAGATCAGCAATCTTAGGCTTCACTTTTCTAACCGACGCATTCTGGACAATGTCTCTTTCACTTTAGAGAAAGGCGAGACGCTCGCCTTGATAGGAGAATCCGGTGGAGGTAAAACATCTCTCGCCCGCCTGTTGCTACGGCTGCTCAACGGGAAGCCGTTTGATGAAAATGAAAGGGCTACTCTTAGCAGGCCAAAGGGATTTCACTGGTCAGGTTCGGCTCATATAGACGGACTTAACATTCTCCACGCAGACACCAAAGACATCAAGCAGATCCGGGGCAAGAAAATCGGCCTCATTGCGCAGGCTCTTTCCGACGCGCTGAACCCTCACCTTACGGTTGCCCAGCATATCGAAGAGATTTCGCGCAAGATCGGCCCCATGGAGCAGTCTGCACGGGATATTTGCATTCAATTCAACATTCCGGTCCAGCTTTGCGAACAATATCCATCTCGCTTGAGCGGAGGAGAAATCCAGCGGGTCCTGTCAGCATTGGCCCTGATCAGAAAGCCAGACTATCTTATTCTGGACGAACCGACCGCTTCGCTTGATCCTGCGAACAGAGAAATCGCGATTGAGACTTTTTCAAAGGAAAGCCGGACACGTGGGCAAATCCTCATCACGCATGACCTTGCCCTTGCCCGACAGTTGGCAGACAGAGTGGCCGTCTTGTATCAGGGCCGAGTGGTAGAAGAAGGCAAGACCGCCGAGATATTTCGCTGTCCAAAGAGGCACTATACGGGCACGCTCGTTCAGGCCTGCCATCGTAATCCAGAGTGCGCTGCAGGCAAAGCGCGCCCAAACCAGATCGCAGATGGCGTTTCCCCAAAAGCTCTTCACACCTCAAGACAAAAGCCCGATCCACAAGGTTTGTCCATCCGTCATGTTTCTCATCACTATGAAAATCACCTTGTGCTAGATGATATCTCCGCTTCCGTGCCTATCGGAAGCTGTCTTGGCATCGTAGGCCCCAGCGGTTGTGGCAAATCGACTTTGGCCAAACTTCTCGTTGGCCAACTCCCCATCAAACAAGGGACAATCCTTTGGAAAGAAGGGCGGAATAGCTTACTCCCTGCTCAGGTAAGGCCCGCGCTCGTCTCTCAGCATCCCCATCGCGCAATGGCGCATCATTTTTCTGTTTTTGAAGTGCTTAGGGAAGCGCTCGTTCTGGATAGGAAGAGAACCGCCAGATTCTGTTTAAAACACAAGCACGATTTTGAAGGCGAGGTTTTCAGTCTCCTTGAGCAAGTCGGACTTTCGCACGAACCGGATTTTCTATCGCGCAAGACTGCGGCTCTATCGGGTGGAGAAGCACAGCGGCTCATTATCGCGCGCGCTTTGTCCACCAAGCCCAGCTATCTCGTTCTTGATGAGCCGACATCCGCACTTGATATGTGTGCTCGATCACAAATTTTGTCACTATTGGCAGAACTGATTTCCAAACAGTCGCTTACCACTATTATTTTCACCCACGACCTAGATGCAGCCCATTTCTTAGCAAACCAAATTTATAATATTTGA
- a CDS encoding iron ABC transporter permease yields the protein MTESASQFTDGKKHHFAIGKKHSDTLGIKAHLGIGLVLLAGSVSLAISVGAISVPLDTIWGILLNKMSPDLIAPFWSQGRESIVWEIRFPRALLAAMVGAGLSMVGASLQAVTRNPLADPHLLGISAGGAFGAILALLHTGLFLGLLTVPLLAFLGALGATFIVLLVSRLARSTSADRLVLAGVAVSFVIMACANLLIFLGDPRATHTVVFWMLGGLGLAQWSHLLYPLIILLLCGSWLLTRAGDLNAMTIGDETATTLGIAVARFRLITFVVGALITGVMVAFSGMIGFVGLMVPHIVRQFVGGDYNRLLPFSALYGAIFLICADCLARVIMAPEDIPIGIVTGLIGGLFFIWLLGKRGQQ from the coding sequence ATGACTGAATCGGCCAGCCAATTTACTGATGGCAAAAAGCATCACTTTGCTATTGGTAAAAAGCACTCGGACACCCTCGGTATCAAAGCTCATCTTGGTATCGGATTGGTGCTTCTGGCTGGTTCAGTTTCACTAGCGATCAGTGTCGGGGCCATTTCCGTTCCTCTAGACACGATCTGGGGTATTCTCCTAAACAAGATGTCCCCCGACCTGATCGCGCCTTTTTGGTCTCAAGGGCGAGAATCTATTGTCTGGGAAATCCGCTTTCCTCGCGCCTTGCTTGCCGCCATGGTTGGCGCCGGGCTCTCCATGGTTGGAGCGAGCCTTCAGGCCGTGACACGCAATCCTCTCGCCGATCCTCATCTCCTTGGCATCTCGGCTGGTGGGGCATTCGGGGCTATTCTGGCCTTGTTGCACACGGGGCTATTCTTGGGGCTGCTGACGGTGCCTCTTCTGGCCTTCTTGGGTGCGCTTGGCGCCACCTTCATTGTCCTTCTCGTTTCAAGGTTGGCTCGTTCAACGAGTGCGGATCGATTGGTTCTGGCTGGCGTTGCCGTCTCGTTTGTGATCATGGCTTGTGCCAACCTGCTGATTTTTCTTGGCGACCCGCGAGCAACACATACTGTGGTTTTCTGGATGCTTGGTGGTTTGGGGCTCGCGCAATGGTCTCACCTTCTGTATCCCTTGATTATCTTGCTATTGTGCGGATCTTGGTTGCTCACCAGAGCCGGCGATCTCAATGCCATGACAATCGGAGATGAAACTGCAACCACGCTAGGCATCGCAGTTGCGCGCTTCAGACTGATCACCTTTGTTGTTGGTGCGCTTATTACGGGCGTGATGGTTGCTTTTTCAGGCATGATTGGATTTGTCGGCCTGATGGTGCCACACATCGTTCGCCAGTTTGTTGGGGGCGATTATAACCGCCTGTTACCCTTTTCTGCGCTTTATGGGGCTATTTTTCTGATCTGTGCCGACTGTCTGGCTCGCGTTATCATGGCCCCAGAAGACATTCCCATCGGGATTGTTACCGGCCTGATTGGTGGGCTCTTCTTCATCTGGTTGTTGGGCAAACGTGGCCAACAATAA